In Sulfuracidifex metallicus DSM 6482 = JCM 9184, a single window of DNA contains:
- a CDS encoding KEOPS complex subunit Pcc1, whose amino-acid sequence MSIEIRIEHEDAEEIRKSLDVDNVDLPNGMTINMVTEGENILVINLKMEVSRPKDLLTLKSTADEIMRHVEALVKTMERLNI is encoded by the coding sequence ATGTCAATTGAAATAAGGATAGAGCATGAGGACGCAGAGGAAATACGGAAGTCACTTGACGTTGATAACGTTGACCTTCCTAATGGAATGACGATTAACATGGTAACTGAAGGTGAAAATATTCTAGTTATTAACTTGAAAATGGAAGTTTCTAGACCCAAGGACTTGCTTACTCTGAAGAGTACCGCAGATGAGATAATGAGGCACGTAGAAGCCTTGGTCAAGACTATGGAAAGGTTAAATATATAG
- a CDS encoding 50S ribosomal protein L16, producing MGLRPGRCYREFSGPAYTRKEYIAGIPMPKITKFTMGDAKMDYDFEVRLVATQTGQIRHNALESARQMALKYMTKKTGSETGFYLWVLKYPHHVIRENKMMAFAGADRLQDGMRLSFGKPIGTAARIEKLGETIMLLKVKKEHLEFAKEAMKIASSKVPLDVRVEYVPLKK from the coding sequence ATGGGACTAAGACCAGGAAGATGTTATAGGGAATTCTCTGGACCAGCTTACACGAGAAAGGAGTATATAGCAGGAATACCTATGCCAAAGATAACCAAATTTACCATGGGTGACGCTAAGATGGACTATGACTTTGAGGTTAGGCTTGTAGCAACTCAAACCGGACAGATAAGGCACAATGCTTTGGAGTCGGCTAGGCAGATGGCACTTAAATATATGACCAAGAAGACAGGTTCCGAAACTGGCTTTTACCTTTGGGTATTGAAGTACCCTCACCATGTAATAAGGGAAAACAAGATGATGGCTTTTGCAGGAGCAGACAGGCTTCAGGACGGGATGCGCTTGTCGTTCGGAAAACCTATTGGTACAGCGGCTAGAATAGAAAAGTTGGGAGAAACGATAATGCTGCTAAAGGTAAAGAAGGAGCACCTAGAATTTGCAAAGGAAGCTATGAAAATAGCGTCATCTAAGGTACCTCTTGATGTGAGAGTAGAATACGTTCCTTTAAAGAAATAA
- the dph2 gene encoding diphthamide biosynthesis enzyme Dph2 yields MPYDFQDAYVISEIRKRGAKKVLLQFPEGLRYFSTDISKKIKESLPSVDVIISGDSSWGACDVAEHEARELGVDLIVHYGHSPYTWYYPKFPTIFVETHSDLILTDKMVNEALKLVSKYSPKKVGITATLQHVKLIPRLKSKIEEAGIEVEVGKASSPFMHEGQVLGCDYKAGLNVNADVYVNISGGLFHSLGLGLATGKPVIKVDPYMNGAEDISGEVYKFLKIRYAKIMQAMSAKTWVIIRGVMTGQDRPLMVKFLESSMRQKRFTTFVISSRILNLETMRNLDRKDIDAFVVTSCPRLPTDDLYTYEKPVLTPGETKMVINNKLEPYIFPW; encoded by the coding sequence TTGCCGTATGACTTTCAGGACGCTTATGTAATAAGCGAAATACGCAAAAGGGGGGCTAAGAAAGTCCTCCTTCAATTTCCTGAGGGTCTAAGGTATTTTTCAACTGATATATCAAAGAAAATTAAGGAAAGTTTACCTAGCGTTGACGTAATAATATCTGGGGATTCCAGTTGGGGAGCATGTGACGTAGCTGAGCATGAAGCTAGGGAACTTGGAGTTGACTTGATAGTACATTACGGTCATTCGCCTTATACTTGGTATTATCCTAAGTTTCCCACAATTTTCGTGGAGACCCATAGTGATCTAATTTTGACGGATAAGATGGTAAATGAAGCCTTAAAGCTTGTATCTAAATACTCACCTAAGAAGGTTGGGATTACAGCTACGTTGCAGCACGTTAAGCTTATACCGAGGCTTAAATCCAAGATTGAAGAAGCTGGAATAGAGGTAGAAGTAGGTAAGGCATCTAGTCCATTCATGCATGAGGGTCAAGTTTTAGGTTGCGATTATAAGGCTGGTCTCAATGTTAATGCAGACGTTTACGTCAACATTTCAGGAGGTCTCTTTCATTCCTTAGGTTTAGGCTTAGCCACGGGGAAGCCTGTAATTAAGGTGGATCCATACATGAACGGAGCCGAAGATATAAGCGGAGAAGTTTACAAATTCCTCAAGATAAGGTACGCCAAGATAATGCAGGCAATGTCTGCAAAGACCTGGGTAATAATACGCGGGGTTATGACAGGACAAGACAGACCTTTAATGGTTAAATTCCTCGAGTCCAGCATGAGACAAAAGAGGTTCACAACTTTTGTAATATCCTCCAGGATCCTGAATCTTGAGACCATGCGTAACCTGGATAGAAAAGACATAGATGCATTCGTTGTTACCTCTTGTCCTAGGTTGCCCACAGATGACCTTTATACCTATGAGAAACCTGTGCTTACTCCTGGAGAAACTAAAATGGTTATTAATAATAAGCTGGAGCCATACATTTTCCCGTGGTAA
- a CDS encoding exosome complex RNA-binding protein Csl4, whose protein sequence is MKKQGDLALPGEDLAVAEEFMAGDGTYEINGIVRSSIVGKIFYDMLNRKSNVIMVKKSPLINLKKAKYVIGVVDSVTGENAKVSVYSVEEKNVGDSISAILHISQIANKRVKSISTYIKVGDIIRAKPITGRIPISLTTKPNDCGVILAKCSVCGNIMFKEDEEHLRCTYCNNQETRKIGLYVVKRNGRKGSQKE, encoded by the coding sequence ATGAAAAAACAAGGTGACTTAGCGCTTCCTGGGGAAGACCTGGCCGTAGCTGAAGAGTTCATGGCGGGCGATGGAACCTATGAAATTAATGGTATTGTAAGATCTTCAATAGTCGGAAAAATATTTTACGATATGTTAAATAGAAAAAGTAACGTAATAATGGTAAAGAAATCTCCTTTAATTAACCTCAAGAAGGCGAAATATGTCATAGGAGTTGTAGATTCCGTGACTGGAGAAAACGCTAAAGTTTCCGTCTATAGCGTTGAAGAGAAGAACGTTGGAGATTCAATTTCTGCAATTCTACATATATCACAAATCGCCAATAAAAGAGTAAAATCGATTTCAACCTATATAAAGGTAGGTGACATAATAAGGGCTAAACCTATAACGGGAAGAATTCCCATATCCCTGACTACAAAACCTAACGACTGCGGGGTTATCCTTGCTAAGTGTTCCGTATGCGGTAATATTATGTTCAAGGAGGACGAAGAACATTTAAGGTGCACCTACTGTAACAATCAGGAAACTAGGAAAATAGGCTTATATGTGGTGAAGAGGAATGGACGTAAAGGTTCTCAAAAAGAGTGA
- a CDS encoding DNA-directed RNA polymerase subunit L, with protein sequence MDVKVLKKSENYLELEVQGEEHTLGNLMAGMLQRVKGVTFASYYKPHPLIDKIVIKVMTDGSLTPEDALKQAINLGKEYSRKYMEEMKSLK encoded by the coding sequence ATGGACGTAAAGGTTCTCAAAAAGAGTGAAAATTACTTAGAGTTGGAAGTGCAAGGTGAAGAGCATACTTTAGGCAATTTAATGGCTGGAATGTTACAGAGAGTAAAAGGGGTAACCTTCGCTTCTTACTATAAGCCCCACCCTCTTATCGATAAAATAGTGATAAAAGTAATGACTGACGGGTCATTAACTCCCGAGGATGCTCTAAAACAAGCCATAAATCTAGGGAAGGAATACTCTAGAAAATACATGGAGGAGATGAAGTCGTTAAAATGA
- a CDS encoding transcription factor S has protein sequence MKFCPKCNSMMSPRKSQGRTVYKCPKCGYEEEVKQSVVITNKVKHSVKEKTLVLEDGDKPEGAQLIKGVSCPSCGNGEAYFWMLQTRSADEPATRFYKCTKCGKVWREYE, from the coding sequence TTGAAGTTCTGTCCAAAATGCAACTCTATGATGTCACCAAGAAAGTCTCAAGGTAGAACCGTCTACAAGTGTCCCAAGTGTGGCTACGAAGAAGAGGTTAAACAGAGCGTAGTAATAACCAACAAGGTGAAGCACTCAGTTAAGGAAAAAACTTTGGTATTAGAGGACGGTGACAAACCAGAGGGAGCACAGTTAATAAAAGGAGTTTCATGTCCTTCCTGCGGTAACGGTGAGGCATATTTCTGGATGCTGCAAACTAGGAGTGCTGACGAGCCTGCAACCAGATTTTATAAATGCACTAAATGTGGCAAAGTTTGGAGGGAGTACGAGTAA
- a CDS encoding transcription initiation factor IIB — protein MSQDSEKDSQFSSSPCPQDKIIFDAERGEYICTETGEVIEERAIDQGPEWRAFTPEEKEKRSRVGGPLNQTIHDRGLSTLIDWKDKDAMGRTLDPRRRLEALRWRKWQIRARIQSSIDRNLAQAMNELERIGNLLSLPKSVKDEAALIYRKAVEKGLVRGRSIESVVAAAIYAACRRMKIARTLDEISQYTKANRKEVARCYRLLLRELDVEVPVSDSKDYVTRIGSLLRLSGAVMKTAAEILDKAKTVGLTAGKDPAGLAAAAIYIAALQNDDRRTQKEIAQVAGVTEVTVRNRYKELINELKIQIPTQ, from the coding sequence ATGTCTCAAGATTCGGAAAAGGATTCTCAGTTCAGTTCATCTCCATGTCCACAAGATAAAATAATTTTCGACGCGGAAAGGGGAGAGTATATCTGTACTGAAACCGGAGAGGTCATAGAGGAGAGAGCTATAGATCAAGGTCCAGAGTGGAGAGCTTTCACTCCTGAAGAGAAGGAGAAGAGAAGCAGGGTGGGAGGTCCTCTAAATCAGACTATACATGATAGGGGTCTATCAACCCTTATAGATTGGAAGGATAAGGACGCAATGGGCAGGACACTTGATCCCAGGAGAAGGTTGGAGGCTCTACGTTGGAGGAAATGGCAGATAAGAGCCAGGATTCAAAGCTCAATAGACCGTAACCTAGCTCAGGCGATGAATGAGCTGGAGCGTATAGGAAACCTACTAAGCTTACCTAAGTCCGTAAAGGACGAGGCAGCCCTAATATACAGGAAGGCAGTGGAGAAAGGTCTAGTAAGAGGAAGGAGCATAGAGAGCGTAGTAGCAGCTGCAATATATGCAGCATGCAGGAGAATGAAGATAGCTAGAACTTTAGATGAAATATCTCAATACACGAAGGCAAACAGGAAGGAGGTGGCTAGATGTTATAGACTTTTACTTAGAGAGCTCGACGTTGAAGTTCCAGTAAGTGACTCTAAGGATTATGTCACAAGAATAGGATCATTGCTTCGCCTTAGCGGAGCTGTAATGAAGACTGCAGCAGAGATATTAGATAAGGCTAAGACAGTTGGCCTTACTGCAGGGAAGGATCCGGCCGGTTTGGCAGCTGCAGCAATCTACATAGCAGCGCTTCAGAACGACGATAGGAGAACTCAGAAAGAGATAGCACAAGTGGCTGGTGTCACTGAGGTTACAGTAAGGAACAGATATAAAGAGTTGATAAATGAACTAAAAATACAAATACCTACGCAATAA
- a CDS encoding translation initiation factor has product MADNLCGGLPADICEQLNKEEQFIKIKLEKRRYGKEVTIIEGLADSDEELRKKASELKSKLAAGGTVKDGKIIIQGDHREKAREILIKMGYPESNILTIE; this is encoded by the coding sequence ATGGCAGATAATCTGTGCGGAGGTTTACCCGCAGATATATGTGAGCAATTAAATAAGGAGGAGCAATTTATAAAAATTAAGTTAGAAAAAAGAAGATATGGAAAAGAGGTTACAATAATAGAAGGGTTAGCAGATTCAGACGAAGAGTTAAGAAAGAAGGCCTCAGAGCTAAAGTCTAAACTCGCCGCCGGTGGTACAGTGAAGGATGGGAAGATTATAATTCAAGGAGACCATAGAGAAAAAGCTAGAGAAATACTGATAAAGATGGGATATCCTGAATCTAACATTTTAACCATAGAATAG
- a CDS encoding DNA-directed RNA polymerase subunit P codes for MANYRCGRCWKTFSDEQLKVLPGIRCPYCGYKIIYMVRRPGIKTVKAT; via the coding sequence ATGGCAAATTATAGATGCGGTAGATGTTGGAAAACCTTTTCTGACGAGCAGTTGAAAGTATTACCTGGTATAAGATGTCCATACTGCGGTTACAAGATAATTTACATGGTTAGAAGACCGGGAATAAAGACCGTAAAGGCAACTTAA
- the speB gene encoding agmatinase, translating to MSDPRLLYLNESSRKFGGFERKDSKFTVVGLPMDITSSYRPGSRFAPAYIREATQYIEFFSLRSNVNVADIGFYDVGDVVMHPSSVEENLKRISEVISYYQSQGKITVSIGGEHTVTTGVIKGVIQYHRKNLCVLSFDAHLDLRDEYMGYKYDHACVMRRISEMGVKVVEVATRAVGKDEIEYASREGIPFITAKEVKLLGHREVARKVSKTLEECSSIYISYDMDGIDPSFAPGVATPEPEGIDPTTVLDIMSLIVDKRIVGYDVVEVSPPYDPSGITVVLGSKLILETTAAAAKATQQ from the coding sequence ATGAGCGATCCGAGGTTACTTTACCTTAACGAAAGCTCAAGGAAATTTGGAGGCTTTGAGAGAAAAGACTCAAAGTTCACGGTAGTAGGTCTACCAATGGATATAACTAGTAGCTACAGACCGGGGAGTAGATTTGCACCGGCCTATATAAGGGAAGCTACTCAATATATAGAATTTTTCTCCCTTAGATCTAATGTTAATGTAGCAGATATAGGCTTCTATGATGTAGGAGATGTAGTGATGCATCCCTCGTCTGTGGAGGAGAACTTGAAGAGAATATCCGAGGTAATAAGTTATTATCAATCTCAAGGTAAAATCACGGTATCAATAGGAGGAGAACATACAGTAACGACTGGCGTCATTAAGGGAGTAATACAATATCATAGAAAGAACCTTTGTGTACTTAGTTTCGATGCCCATTTGGACTTGAGGGATGAATACATGGGTTACAAATATGATCATGCATGCGTGATGAGAAGAATATCCGAGATGGGAGTAAAGGTAGTAGAAGTAGCAACTAGGGCTGTAGGTAAGGACGAAATAGAGTATGCAAGTAGAGAGGGCATACCTTTCATCACTGCCAAAGAGGTTAAGTTGCTAGGTCACAGAGAGGTTGCAAGGAAGGTCAGTAAGACACTTGAGGAATGCTCCTCAATTTATATATCTTACGACATGGATGGGATAGATCCGAGCTTTGCCCCTGGAGTCGCTACTCCGGAACCAGAAGGTATTGATCCTACTACGGTTTTGGACATAATGTCGCTCATAGTCGACAAAAGAATAGTAGGATATGATGTAGTAGAGGTGTCTCCTCCATACGATCCGTCTGGAATTACTGTAGTTCTAGGTTCAAAACTAATTCTAGAAACTACAGCTGCTGCAGCTAAGGCAACACAACAATAA
- the glyS gene encoding glycine--tRNA ligase, giving the protein MSDVYNKAVELAKRRGIFWPSYEIYGGIAGLYDIGPVGTMIKNKIVSLWRKYFVESTMGMVVEVETPMITPEKVFEASGHLKNFTDPVVQCSKCKKVFRADHLVEEILHKNVESLSPSQLDSVIKENGIKCPSCGGDLGEVRYFNLLFETTIGPYTGERGFLRPETAQGMFTAFKRVFESYRQRLPLGIAQIGRVARNEISPRQGLVRMREFSIMEVEFFMDPKETDVPLADLENDKVKILRAQTKEAGREELDIFTVKELVSEKVVVHPWMAYWMAKASRFVNSLGINEFFFEEKLPQERAHYSKQTFDQIAIVGGEKVEISGHAYRGDYDLSGHSRISGQDLTVFKKYDTPQIVKKKTVVINKQKISSLKDVGKEIMKKISGLTAEQIEELIRQDFRVDSVPISSVVSITEREEKVNGEKFFPHVVEPSFGVERSLYLVVVNSYKEKKDRIILSLPKDIAPYDVAVFPLLEREEIIKKAKEIRDLLQAKYTVLYDESGSIGKRYARADEIGIPFDITVDPQSLDDASVTIRDRDTWEQSRVKVDSLVCSLEKLFNGTKLNNIGEKADNNE; this is encoded by the coding sequence GTGAGTGACGTATATAATAAGGCGGTAGAGTTAGCCAAAAGACGAGGAATATTCTGGCCCTCTTACGAAATTTACGGGGGAATTGCAGGACTCTATGACATCGGACCAGTAGGCACTATGATAAAGAACAAGATAGTAAGCTTGTGGAGGAAGTACTTCGTCGAATCTACCATGGGAATGGTAGTGGAAGTGGAGACTCCAATGATTACCCCTGAAAAGGTATTTGAGGCCAGCGGTCACTTAAAGAACTTCACAGATCCGGTGGTTCAATGCTCCAAATGTAAGAAGGTATTCAGGGCAGATCATTTGGTGGAAGAAATATTACATAAAAACGTGGAGTCCCTCTCTCCCAGCCAGTTAGACTCAGTCATAAAGGAAAACGGAATAAAGTGTCCCAGCTGCGGTGGAGATCTCGGCGAAGTAAGGTATTTCAACTTACTTTTTGAGACAACAATAGGTCCTTATACGGGAGAAAGGGGATTCCTTAGGCCAGAGACAGCTCAAGGTATGTTCACCGCATTTAAGAGGGTATTCGAGAGCTATAGGCAACGTTTACCTTTAGGTATAGCTCAAATAGGAAGGGTTGCTAGAAACGAGATCTCCCCCCGGCAAGGACTAGTGAGGATGAGAGAATTCTCCATAATGGAGGTAGAGTTCTTCATGGACCCAAAGGAAACGGACGTTCCATTGGCTGATTTAGAAAACGATAAGGTCAAGATACTTAGGGCACAAACCAAGGAAGCTGGAAGAGAGGAACTGGACATTTTCACTGTCAAAGAACTTGTGAGCGAAAAAGTCGTAGTTCATCCTTGGATGGCTTACTGGATGGCAAAGGCCTCAAGGTTCGTGAACTCCTTGGGTATAAACGAGTTCTTCTTCGAGGAAAAGTTACCTCAAGAGAGGGCCCATTACTCAAAGCAGACTTTTGATCAGATAGCCATAGTGGGAGGAGAAAAAGTTGAGATTTCAGGTCATGCTTACAGGGGAGACTATGATCTTTCAGGTCATTCAAGGATTAGCGGGCAGGACCTAACTGTATTTAAAAAATATGATACTCCACAAATAGTTAAAAAGAAGACTGTAGTAATAAATAAACAAAAGATCTCTTCTCTAAAGGACGTAGGAAAGGAAATAATGAAGAAGATCAGCGGCCTGACTGCAGAACAAATAGAGGAACTCATAAGGCAGGACTTCAGGGTAGACTCGGTTCCAATCTCCTCAGTGGTTTCCATAACAGAAAGGGAAGAGAAAGTAAATGGAGAGAAGTTCTTCCCACATGTAGTTGAGCCCTCCTTTGGAGTAGAGAGGTCCCTATATTTAGTAGTGGTTAACTCGTACAAGGAAAAGAAGGATAGAATAATTCTTTCTTTACCTAAGGATATTGCTCCTTACGATGTTGCAGTATTTCCTCTACTTGAAAGGGAAGAAATCATCAAGAAAGCTAAAGAAATCAGAGATTTACTGCAGGCCAAGTACACTGTTCTTTACGATGAGAGCGGAAGTATAGGCAAGAGATACGCTAGAGCAGACGAAATAGGAATACCATTTGATATCACTGTTGATCCGCAGTCGTTAGATGACGCCTCGGTCACAATTAGGGATAGGGACACTTGGGAGCAATCAAGGGTAAAGGTAGATTCTCTGGTTTGCTCTTTAGAAAAGCTATTTAACGGAACAAAACTCAATAACATAGGAGAAAAGGCGGATAACAATGAGTGA
- a CDS encoding phosphate transport regulator: MSGGIANLTIEEQLQQICSKVLDEIRIFYELLTNQELNVNPLQVYSKISSVKDDVEVTKYKLGEYIIRVREAIQDGDLYLEILNNLERSAQNIDAAGYRYSVILSRGNKMDDVTYRLLVVMAEKLMATITQLSESIRLLSVNPNKSLESSKAVVRMEEDVDELYRSFELKLYEKSGNDLVYIMLAKDVADRLEDSEDLLKVSSDTVTYLALERS; this comes from the coding sequence ATGAGTGGAGGTATAGCAAACCTAACCATAGAAGAGCAACTACAGCAAATATGCTCTAAAGTGCTAGATGAAATAAGAATATTCTACGAACTGCTTACAAATCAGGAGTTGAATGTTAATCCACTTCAGGTATATTCAAAGATAAGTAGTGTGAAGGATGATGTGGAGGTCACCAAGTACAAGTTAGGAGAGTACATAATTCGCGTTAGAGAGGCAATTCAAGACGGTGATCTCTACCTCGAGATTTTAAACAATCTTGAAAGGAGCGCCCAAAATATAGATGCGGCGGGTTACAGATATAGCGTTATTCTATCTAGGGGAAACAAGATGGACGACGTTACTTATAGGCTGTTAGTAGTTATGGCTGAAAAGCTAATGGCTACCATAACACAACTCAGCGAATCCATTAGACTTCTATCGGTGAATCCAAATAAGAGCCTCGAAAGCTCGAAGGCTGTAGTGAGAATGGAAGAGGACGTTGACGAACTGTATAGAAGCTTTGAACTGAAACTTTATGAAAAGAGCGGTAACGATTTGGTCTACATTATGTTGGCTAAGGACGTTGCTGACAGACTGGAAGATTCGGAGGACTTGTTGAAGGTTTCTTCTGACACAGTAACTTATCTAGCTCTAGAGAGGAGCTAA
- the endA gene encoding tRNA-intron lyase, with protein MQGLLLESRVVILNVEEAKKIYGNGFFGKPIGVSKPKGPNDIDRPLELSLVEALYLMENSVINVVDKQGNSVSPQFLREYAKERVDKFNILYKIYSDLRKRKFVVRSGIKFGADFAVYTIGPGIEHAPFVVIALDLKNEISPVELMSFGRVSHSTRKTLVLGLVDLQRDVIKYVMFKWVKM; from the coding sequence ATGCAAGGTCTGTTACTTGAAAGCAGGGTCGTTATACTTAACGTTGAGGAAGCGAAGAAAATTTACGGTAACGGTTTCTTCGGTAAACCGATTGGTGTATCTAAACCGAAGGGTCCTAATGACATTGACAGGCCACTGGAGTTATCTTTGGTAGAAGCATTATACCTAATGGAAAACTCAGTTATAAATGTAGTAGACAAGCAAGGAAACTCAGTTTCACCTCAGTTTTTAAGGGAATACGCAAAGGAGAGAGTAGATAAATTCAATATTCTTTATAAAATCTACTCCGATCTAAGGAAGAGGAAGTTCGTTGTAAGATCAGGGATTAAGTTCGGAGCTGACTTCGCAGTGTACACCATAGGACCAGGAATAGAACACGCTCCTTTTGTTGTGATTGCCTTAGATCTAAAGAACGAGATATCACCAGTTGAGCTTATGAGCTTTGGAAGGGTATCCCATAGTACTAGGAAAACCTTAGTCTTGGGACTGGTAGACCTGCAACGAGACGTGATAAAGTACGTAATGTTTAAATGGGTAAAAATGTAA
- a CDS encoding UbiX family flavin prenyltransferase: MDDGVAQKTGTNKGKEENGQVIVGITGASGIIYGIETVRWLKRLGYKPLVIISRAAERVARIENDLDLRETIRKEAEFYMEEEIDAPTSSSSFTIKTLGMVIIPCSIKTLAEIAGGISSNLISRSALNYLRTGGKLILVIRETPLGAIELENALKLARLGSIILPASPGFYVKPKTVEDMVNFIVGKALDVLGIKHDIYETWKGTREPNFE; this comes from the coding sequence ATGGATGACGGAGTGGCTCAGAAGACAGGAACAAATAAAGGGAAAGAGGAAAACGGGCAAGTTATTGTAGGAATAACGGGAGCGAGCGGAATAATATATGGTATAGAAACCGTTAGATGGCTCAAAAGATTAGGATATAAACCTTTAGTTATAATATCTAGAGCCGCAGAGCGTGTTGCAAGGATAGAGAACGATTTAGACTTGAGGGAAACCATAAGAAAGGAAGCTGAGTTTTACATGGAGGAGGAGATAGATGCTCCAACTTCAAGTTCAAGCTTCACCATAAAAACGTTAGGCATGGTAATAATACCGTGTAGCATAAAGACGCTTGCAGAAATAGCAGGAGGTATATCCTCTAACTTAATATCAAGATCCGCATTAAACTACTTGAGGACTGGGGGTAAACTTATCCTTGTTATAAGAGAAACCCCTTTAGGTGCTATAGAACTTGAAAACGCCCTAAAGTTAGCTAGATTAGGATCAATTATACTACCTGCCTCCCCTGGATTCTATGTCAAACCTAAGACTGTGGAAGATATGGTCAATTTCATAGTTGGAAAAGCTTTAGATGTTCTAGGAATAAAACACGACATTTACGAGACATGGAAGGGAACGAGAGAACCTAATTTCGAATAA
- a CDS encoding sulfide-dependent adenosine diphosphate thiazole synthase: MQEVKIKQIDEKKISQYIIKYTMEDWMNIVDSDVVIVGAGPSGMTAGYYLAKAGKRVVVFERRLSFGGGIGGGAMNFHKVVIESPAEEILKEIGVRMTEVESGVFIVDTAEFMAKLGAAAVDAGVKILHGVTVDDVIFREDPLRVAGVAVEWTSTQMSGLHVDPLFVSAKAVLDATGHDAEIISVASRKLPELNVQIPGEKSAYSEIAEELVVVNSGKVAEGLYSSGMATAEVRGLPRMGPIFGAMLLSGRKVAEDILRDIR, from the coding sequence ATGCAAGAAGTTAAAATTAAGCAGATAGATGAGAAGAAAATTAGTCAATATATTATTAAATATACAATGGAAGATTGGATGAACATAGTGGATTCAGACGTTGTGATAGTTGGGGCTGGTCCCTCAGGTATGACCGCTGGATATTATTTGGCTAAGGCTGGGAAGAGGGTGGTAGTTTTCGAGAGAAGACTAAGCTTCGGGGGAGGTATAGGAGGTGGTGCCATGAACTTTCACAAGGTGGTAATTGAGAGTCCTGCAGAGGAGATACTAAAGGAGATAGGAGTAAGAATGACAGAGGTTGAAAGCGGAGTTTTCATAGTGGATACCGCTGAGTTCATGGCTAAACTGGGAGCAGCTGCAGTAGATGCTGGGGTTAAGATTCTCCACGGTGTAACAGTAGACGATGTAATATTCAGGGAAGACCCGCTAAGGGTTGCTGGAGTCGCCGTTGAATGGACATCCACTCAGATGTCTGGACTTCACGTTGATCCATTATTCGTTTCTGCCAAGGCTGTATTGGATGCAACTGGACACGATGCAGAAATTATCTCCGTTGCTTCAAGAAAGTTACCAGAGCTTAACGTCCAAATACCTGGAGAGAAGTCAGCGTATAGCGAGATAGCTGAGGAATTGGTAGTCGTAAATTCAGGCAAGGTAGCCGAAGGGCTCTATAGCTCAGGCATGGCGACAGCTGAGGTTAGAGGTCTACCGAGAATGGGACCTATATTCGGTGCAATGTTACTTTCAGGTAGAAAGGTCGCTGAGGACATACTAAGGGATATCCGTTAG
- a CDS encoding 30S ribosomal protein S24e produces the protein MIALSEMKVKLSEKAEGVVEKRVKNSVIGREELTVRIYHIGGSTPSRKELRNAIASLLQSKEGLVVVRKIDTPYGAGYSLARVHVYDSEETMKKMELKHILDRDAGTKSQKGGKKNG, from the coding sequence ATGATTGCCTTGTCTGAAATGAAGGTTAAGCTTTCCGAAAAGGCTGAAGGCGTAGTAGAAAAGAGGGTTAAGAACAGCGTAATAGGTAGAGAAGAGTTAACAGTAAGGATCTATCATATAGGCGGCTCGACTCCATCTAGAAAGGAGCTTAGGAATGCAATTGCCTCGCTTTTGCAGTCGAAGGAAGGACTAGTGGTAGTCAGGAAAATAGATACACCTTATGGTGCAGGCTATAGTTTAGCTCGTGTTCATGTTTATGACTCGGAGGAGACAATGAAGAAAATGGAACTAAAACATATATTAGATAGAGATGCAGGAACTAAATCCCAGAAGGGAGGTAAGAAGAATGGCTAA
- a CDS encoding 30S ribosomal protein S27ae — MANKKEGGSKAVVRLYYEVQGEEIKLKNKKCPRCGSIMAHHMKPVERWSCGKCKYTEYVGRKGK; from the coding sequence ATGGCTAACAAAAAGGAAGGAGGATCTAAAGCCGTAGTTAGGCTTTATTATGAAGTTCAAGGTGAAGAAATAAAACTAAAGAACAAGAAGTGCCCCAGATGCGGTAGCATAATGGCGCATCACATGAAACCCGTTGAAAGATGGTCTTGCGGAAAATGTAAATATACTGAATATGTAGGTAGGAAAGGTAAGTAA